From the genome of Halomonas sp. LR3S48:
GGTCTCGAGTTGCCTGCCCTCCATTGGCGGGAGCAGGTCGTTTTCCGTATCGACGAAGCTGGTCGGGGTGAAGGCGGTGGAGTAGCTGACGTAGGGGGCGATGCCGTTGTCGAACAGATAGAGCAAGCCGGCACGACCGCTGAACTGGGTATCGTCGAGGGTGCTGGTGTCACCGCTATCCCGGTTGGTGTTGGCAATGTCGACCCAGTCATAGCGACCACCCAGGGTCAGCCGCCAGTTGCCGAAGGCCAGCTGATCCTGCAAGTAGAGGCCGGTCTGCCGGAGTTCGTGGTTTTCCCGCAGAGGGGCATACATGGCGATCGGTTCGGCGCCGTACTGCGGGTCGAAGGCATCGATACTGGGGAAAGCGCCCGATGGCCAGCTTACCTGGTTGTCGCGGCGCTGGTAGTCGGCCCCGACCAGTACGGTATGGTCGAGGAAACCGGTGGAAAGATTGGCCTCGAGCTGGTTGTCCAGCGTCCAGGCTTCCAGCGACTCGTCGGCACCGGAGTAGTAGCGGATCAGCTCGCTGTCGCTGCCGGGCGCCCAGCCGTATGCGTAGACCTGATTGAGCACCACGTCGGAATTGAGATAGTTCAGGCGCTGCCGACCGGTCCAGGCTTCGCTGAAGCGATGTTCCAGCTCGTAGCCCAGCATGCGTTGGGTGCGCTGGTAGCGGTCGTGCTCATCCTCGCCCTCGAAGAAGCCATTGGCGATGCGCCGCCCATTGCGATCCACCACCGTGCCTTCATAGGGCAGGCCTGCGTGATAGCCGCCTTCAGGATCCTGCTGCAGGTAGGCCTTCAGTGTCAGGCTGGTGGTGTCGCTCATGTCCCAGGTCAGCGATGGTGCAATGGCGTAGCGCTCCTCCTCGATGGGGCCGAACTGGGTATCGGCGGCTCTCGCCAGACCTACGATGCGGTAGGCGACGCGCTGCTGCTCGCCCAGCGGACCCGTCACGTCGAAGGCGGCACTGCGCTGGGCGTTGTTGCCGGCAGAAAGGCGTAGCTCGCCGCCGTGCTGGAACTGCGGGCGCTTGCTGGTGAGGGCAACGACTCCACCCGGCGAAGCCTGGCCATAGAGTACCGATGCCGGCCCGCGTACCACCTCGATGCTGTCGAGAAACCAGGGATCGATGGTCATCGAGCTGTGCGAGTTGGTGTCGCCCATCAGCTTGAGGCCGTCGAGGAAGGTATTGCTCAGGCTGCCGTCGGAGAAGCCGCGCAGTACCAGGTAGTCGAAGCGGTTGGAGGCGCCAACCTGGTTCGTGAACACGCCGGGGCTATAGTCCAAGGCCCGCTGTACGGTGCTGGCGCCGCGCGCTTCCCACTCTTCGTGCTCGATGGTGGAAGTGGCCTGGGGCGTTTCGTTGAACGGCGTTTCGGTCTTGGTGGCGGCTTGACCGGTAACGGTCAGAGTTTCCAGCGCATTGGTGCGCCCGGCCTGAGGCTGCTGGGCTTGGGCGTTGGCCACGACAAGGGCGGACACGAGCGAGATGGCCAGTGCCAGTGGGTGGGGCGTCGGCATGAAATTCCCTCAGCGGAAGATGTCTCATTAGGTAATGAGAATTATTCCTTATCCGGAGAGGCTTGTCCTATGGGCATTGCTCAATTTTCTCTGAGTGAGGCTCAAGCAGGACGATGAAGGGAACTCGGCGGGTAGCCGTAGCGTTGGCGAAAGGCAGTAGTGAAATTGCTGGCATGGAGATAGCCGGCGGACTGCGCCGCACGCTCGACCGCATGACCCTGCAGCAGCATTTCGCGTGCGAGTTCGAGACGCCGCTCGCGCAGGTAATCAAAGACTGAGCAGCCATATGCCGCCTGAAACTTACGACGCAGGGTGGCGCTACTCATCGAGGCCAGCTCGGCCAGTGCTGCCAGGCTATGCGGCTGGTCAGGGCAAGCCTGCAACTGTTCACGAACCCGCTCCAGACGTTGCCATTCGCCCGGAGAGAACCGGACGGCTGGTGCGTCGAGCCCCGGCGGTAGGCCATGGGCCAGAAGTTGAAGTGACAGGCCCTCCCACTGCAGCCGCGATGCCACGCCGGCGAGAGGGGAGCTCAAGGCTTGCTCCAGCAGTTGCTGCAAGCCGGATGGCAGCGACCAGGCATGCAGGTTCGAATCAGTCGAAGGCAATTTTCCGCCCAGCGCCTCGGTCAGGCGCGGTGTGTCCAAGGCCAAGGT
Proteins encoded in this window:
- a CDS encoding helix-turn-helix transcriptional regulator, translating into MPLIAAATCQHTSRDLLAYGERYGIHYRFPTLPTNAAEQAVLRGRIFELTPATGMQLVASDIEVLQRYDSRSRRAAPLSIIAMLEGRADVALGQQRLDFTAGMALSVRLHEREGLRAVQPPHQRIRALTLALDTPRLTEALGGKLPSTDSNLHAWSLPSGLQQLLEQALSSPLAGVASRLQWEGLSLQLLAHGLPPGLDAPAVRFSPGEWQRLERVREQLQACPDQPHSLAALAELASMSSATLRRKFQAAYGCSVFDYLRERRLELAREMLLQGHAVERAAQSAGYLHASNFTTAFRQRYGYPPSSLHRPA
- a CDS encoding TonB-dependent siderophore receptor, which gives rise to MPTPHPLALAISLVSALVVANAQAQQPQAGRTNALETLTVTGQAATKTETPFNETPQATSTIEHEEWEARGASTVQRALDYSPGVFTNQVGASNRFDYLVLRGFSDGSLSNTFLDGLKLMGDTNSHSSMTIDPWFLDSIEVVRGPASVLYGQASPGGVVALTSKRPQFQHGGELRLSAGNNAQRSAAFDVTGPLGEQQRVAYRIVGLARAADTQFGPIEEERYAIAPSLTWDMSDTTSLTLKAYLQQDPEGGYHAGLPYEGTVVDRNGRRIANGFFEGEDEHDRYQRTQRMLGYELEHRFSEAWTGRQRLNYLNSDVVLNQVYAYGWAPGSDSELIRYYSGADESLEAWTLDNQLEANLSTGFLDHTVLVGADYQRRDNQVSWPSGAFPSIDAFDPQYGAEPIAMYAPLRENHELRQTGLYLQDQLAFGNWRLTLGGRYDWVDIANTNRDSGDTSTLDDTQFSGRAGLLYLFDNGIAPYVSYSTAFTPTSFVDTENDLLPPMEGRQLETGLKYQPAGTQDRYSVALFRINQENVATKEQPTDPYRAVGEIESEGLELEAYTHLTDNLRLQASYSYTDITYKRSDDGNQGNRAIYAPRHLASLWGHYTFQSGALAGLDAGLGIRHYADIQADRANTAEVPEYTLVDATLGYDLGRVGLDGMSARLNVTNLTDEEYVASCNSLEFCYFGAERGVLGTLSYAF